The following are from one region of the Plasmodium gaboni strain SY75 chromosome 12, whole genome shotgun sequence genome:
- a CDS encoding putative secreted ookinete protein, whose translation MLLHPYKIWYLILLWLYIYNQYKCDLSLKPPECDVSIDTSICINNGQKILLPSAKPYGISTHISFDSLMPVDATGNRNHAHGKFFASSGFGGSGNSALFRQNYIYIPHSDEYFKSVDFSYTFFIYLLQDEISRKNNMEEKFCPVIHKGIIKDKIQESSPAILINTKSGRIKIVLSTSSSTNSAGEEFLSNFKLRHHQWYHMAVVRHINHVRLFVDGILDSSYLTEGITKTNDSPIYIGGAPYSVDSCDFPFLLDELKIYNLSIGTDQIQSEASASLSGIEPSFIYFGCFHCDMNTAILSCPNNYHLCNKMELYIGVYSVLRKFSLDVNNIILPYSSENNLGIGICCTDI comes from the exons ATGTTATTACATCCTTATAAAATATGGTATCTAATTTTATTAtggttatatatatataatcaatATAAATGTGATCTAAGTCTAAAACCACCAGAATGTGATGTTTCTATAGATACTTCCATATGTATTAACAATGgacaaaaaatattattaccaTCTGCAAAACCATATG GTATTTCTACACATATCTCGTTTGATAGTTTAATGCCTGTTGATGCTACTGGTAATAGGAATCATGCCCATGGAAAATTTTTTGCTTCATCTGGATTTGGAGGAAGTGGGAATTCTGCATTGTTCAGgcaaaattatatatatataccacATTCTGATGAATATTTCAAGAGTGTTGATTTTTCATATaccttttttatatatctacTACAAGATGAAATATCTAg gaaaaataatatggaaGAAAAATTCTGTCCTGTAATACATAAG GGAATTATAAAGGATAAAATCCAGGAATCCTCTCCAGctattttaataaatacgaaa AGTGGAAGAATCAAAATTGTCTTGAGTACTTCATCAAGTACAAACTCTG cCGGTGAAGAATTTTTGAgtaattttaaattaagGCATCATCAATGGTATCATATGGCAG TCGTTAGACATATAAACCATGTAAGACTATTTGTTGATGGAATCTTAGATTCAAGTTATTTGACTGAAg gTATTACAAAAACAAATGATTCCCCTATATATATTGGTGGAGCCCCATATTCTGTAGATTCTTGTGATTTCCCTTTTTTATTAGATGAattaaagatatataatttaagTATAGGTACTGATCAAATACAAAGTGAAGCCTCAGCTTCCTTAAGTGGTATTGAACcttcatttatatattttggATGTTTCCATTGTGATATGAATACAGCTATATTATCTTGTCctaataattatcatttatgTAATAAGATGGAATTATATATTGGAGTATATAGTGTTCTAAGAAAATTTTCTTTAGatgttaataatatcatattaCCATATTCATCAGAGAATAATCTAGGAATAGGTATATGCTGTACTGACATATAA